One window of the Epinephelus moara isolate mb chromosome 22, YSFRI_EMoa_1.0, whole genome shotgun sequence genome contains the following:
- the LOC126383951 gene encoding gastrula zinc finger protein XlCGF26.1-like, protein MSNVQVLRELVKQRLTAAAEEIFGLFDRTIAEYEEELSRSKEENERQQKLLDAVLNPQLRLHRADAQQLLLSVVKEEGPTEQQEGSLSQEPETPHIKEEQEGKQLQGLEEADIKLTFPVKSEDDDEEKAQSSQLHESQTEENREAEQLKTGGDGEGCGGPVPAGKSSPDSPLQQPAIHDKTLHSSESETDDSRDWEETKQHQSHLNPLQNNEVSRSDVECNTGKTSVSSSKCTRSSGGKGHLQKRTSSNLVKHIKIHTGEKPFSCSVCRKKFTQKGHLIRHSIIHTGEKPFSCSICGKGFTQKGTLKRHSNVHSGEKLFSCSVCCKTFAQKETLSHHLPVHTEDKQFTCSICKKMFTDQRNLKRHLTLHTGEKPFSCLVCDKKFAQNRDLRRHSIVHTGEKPFSCSVCEKSFTRLEYVKNHKCAGESRNK, encoded by the exons atgtcTAACGTCCAGGTGCTGAGAGAGTTGGTGAAGCAGCGACTAACTGCGgctgctgaagagatatttgggcTGTTTGACAGAACGATAGCAGAGTATGAAGAGGAACTTTCTCGatcaaaagaggagaacgagCGGCAGCAGAAACTCCTGGATGCTGTTTTAAACCCTCAGCTTCggttacacagagcag ATGCCCAGCAGCTGTTGCTCTCGGTGGTGAAAGAAGAGGGTCCTACTGAGCAGCAAGAGGGGAGCCTGAGTCAGGAGCCAGAGAccccacacattaaagaagAACAGGAGGGAAagcagcttcaagggctggaggaggctgaTATCAAGTTGACAttccctgtgaagagtgaagatgatgatgaggagaaagctcagtcctcacagcttcatgAAAGCCAAACTGAGgagaacagagaggcagagcagtTAAAAACAGGAGGTGATGGAGAGGGCTGTGGAGGACCAGTACCAGCCGGGAAATCAAGTCCAGATAGTCCTCTGCAACAGCCAGCTATTCATGACAAGACTTTACACTCCTCTGAATCTGAGACTGATGACAGTAGAGATTGGGAGGAGACTAAACAACATCAGTCACATTTAAACCCTCTGCAAAACAATGAAGTATCTAGAAGTGATGTGGAATGTAATACTGGAAAAACATCAGTTAGCTCCTCTAAATGTACTAGAAGCTCTGGCGGCAAGGGTCATCTGCAGAAACGTACCAGTAGCAATTTGGTTAAACACATCAAAATCCAtactggagagaaaccatttagttgTTCAGTTTGTCGTAAAAAATTCACTCAGAAGGGACATTTGATACGACACTCGATTATCCACACAGGGGAGAAACCATTTAGTTGTTCAATTTGTGGTAAAGGATTCACACAAAAGGGAACCCTGAAACGACACTCGAATGTCCATTCAGGGGAGAAACTATTTAGTTGTTCAGTTTGCTGTAAAACATTTGCACAGAAGGAAACTCTGAGTCATCACTTGCCTGTCCACACAGAGGATAAACAGTTTACTTGTTCAATTTGTAAGAAAATGTTCACAGACCAGAGAAATCTGAAACGACACTTGACTCTCCACACAGGGGAGAAACCATTTAGTTGCTTAGTTTGTGATAAAAAATTTGCACAAAATAGAGATCTGAGACGACACTCAATTGTCCACACAGGGGAGAAACCATTTAGTTGCAGTGTGTGCGAGAAAAGCTTCACCAGGCTCGAATATGTCAAAAATCACAAGTGTGCAGGCGAGAGCAGAAATAAATGA
- the si:ch211-264f5.6 gene encoding carcinoembryonic antigen-related cell adhesion molecule 20 has product MDLFAFKTLLVLLSFIGCCAGNVLPPGPVDAKLGTNVTLKTLIDKADFTVIIWTFKTDGEPIPVATQSAGGLQVNEPYIGRVSVNKTNGYLTLGSLTTEDSGVYTITTVSADTKTGDIELRVLVPVSDVTITSNVPEAVEHNSTVVLTCKAKGSFLKFTWLKGTTAIVPDGKHFAEESDETSSVLTINHVLRTDLVGSIYCSVANSLETEKSAPFNLTVHYGPDEVTITPLAPPKVIRAKSNFNLTCSARSNPPATFTWYHGEQMMENSGPVLTLEVIEKHRLGAKEEAYSCRASNAKTQRTVPSPAVSFAVMEAISGAKVSGPTGTLIAGNSTANLSCQATAGTVKTISWLKDGKALSAGGRHVFATDMSSMMINLLQKEDNGEYTCQLTNPVNTDKATYKMVVNYGPEGVKVDGPEAVEMNDIVELICSAASVPPANFTWKFNGTMTAVKTAKYSIDMARYKNSGTYMCEAHNDVTDKTATHTHTLSVKEEGALDEGLSDGAIAGIVIAILVALGAAIALIVYCRQKVPVESPY; this is encoded by the exons ATGGATCTGTTCGCCTTTAAGACGCTTCTGGTTCTGCTCTCTTTTATCG GATGCTGTGCAGGGAACGTCCTGCCGCCGGGTCCGGTGGATGCAAAATTGGGGACAAATGTAACTTTGAAGACACTCATTGACAAAGCAGACTTTACCGTTATAATCTGGACTTTCAAAACCGACGGCGAACCGATTCCTGTTGCTACCCAAAGCGCAGGAGGATTGCAGGTGAATGAGCCTTACATAGGAAGAGTGTCGGTTAACAAGACCAACGGCTACTTGACGCTGGGATCCCTGACGACTGAGGACAGCGGGGTTTACACCATCACCACAGTATCAGCTGATACCAAAACCGGGGATATAGAACTCCGTGTTCTAG TGCCGGTGTCTGATGTGACCATCACCTCCAATGTGCCTGAGGCAGTCGAGCACAACAGCACTGTGGTTCTGACCTGCAAGGCTAAAGGCTCCTTCCTCAAGTTCACCTGGCTCAAAGGCACCACGGCCATCGTGCCTGATGGCAAACACTTCGCAGAGGAATCT GACGAAACATCCAGTGTCCTGACCATAAATCATGTTCTCAGGACGGACCTGGTTGGTTCCATCTACTGCAGCGTTGCTAACAGtctggagacagagaagagcGCCCCCTTCAACCTCACTGTCCACT ATGGACCAGATGAAGTCACCATCACGCCTCTGGCGCCTCCCAAGGTTATCAGAGCCAAATCCAACTTCAACCTGACCTGTTCAGCTCGCTCAAATCCACCTGCCACCTTTACCTGGTACCACGGCGAGCAGATGATGGAGAACTCAGGTCCCGTCCTGACCCTTGAAGTGATTGAAAAACACAGGTTAGGGGCGAAAGAGGAAGCATACTCCTGCAGGGCCTCAAATGCCAAGACCCAACGCACTGTCCCATCTCCTGCCGTGTCCTTTGCTGTGATGG AGGCCATCTCAGGTGCTAAAGTCAGTGGTCCAACTGGTACCCTCATCGCCGGCAATAGCACAGCCAACCTCAGCTGCCAGGCCACGGCCGGGACCGTGAAGACCATAAGTTGGTTAAAAGACGGCAAAGCCCTGTCTGCTGGCGGCCGCCATGTGTTCGCCACCGACATGAGCTCCATGATGATCAACCTGCTGCAGAAGGAGGACAACGGAGAGTACACGTGCCAGCTCACTAACCCCGTCAACACAGACAAAGCCACCTACAAGATGGTGGTCAACT ACGGTCCTGAAGGAGTGAAGGTGGACGGTCCAGAGGCTGTAGAGATGAATGACATAGTGGAGCTTATTTGTTCTGCTGCCTCTGTACCCCCTGCCAACTTCACCTGGAAGTTTAACGGCACAATGACCGCTGTCAAAACAGCCAAGTACAGCATTGACATGGCTCGTTACAAAAACAGCGGAACATACATGTGCGAGGCGCACAACGATGTCACTGACAAGACCGCCACGCACACCCACACCCTGTCCGTCAAAG aGGAAGGAGCGTTGGATGAAGGTCTCTCAGACGGAGCCATTGCTGGGATTGTCATCGCCATTCTCGTCGCTCTTGGTGCTGCCATCGCCTTAATCGTGTACTGCAGACAGAAAGTACC